The following nucleotide sequence is from Sander lucioperca isolate FBNREF2018 chromosome 19, SLUC_FBN_1.2, whole genome shotgun sequence.
acctAAATATTTTCATCTTATTATTACATTAGATGAACAAATTATGGGAAGCTGGGACTAGAGAATCAGTTATATAAATAGTTCAGATCAGTTTCCtagaattatcttaattatGCATAATTTGCAAAGGACTTTGAAAAAGTCTGTCACAGCCATAGATTTGTGCCATCAGAAGCCAGTAGAGGGCAACATTGACACAGTAAATATTGGCCTATATATCTAATACATTCTCACTGTGTGTAATTAATTCATTggacacatttttcacaataagaacaaaaatcaaacatcagataaaATGGAGATTATTATACATGTGATTATCTATACTGTTTTGATCTTTAATACTAACCTCTGGCTGTCTCCTTAGATAAGATACAGCCTCTTCGAAGTACTCCAAATCCAACTTTTTAGGTCTTTTTGGTAAATCCTGGTAGTCTGTATAGGCCAGTGCCAGAACAACAAAACCTTTATTTGCCAAGAGGCTGGCTCTGGGCTCAGTAAGACGTCCACCAAATGTGTACAAATCCACAACTCCTGGGAATGGTCCCTTTCCTGAAGGGAACAAGAAAacaaagagggagagggaaagtTAAGTAGAACACTGACATCTCTCCGATGTCTCAGGTATCATCAAGAGAACACAACTAACCTGGTGGTACGAAGAGGACTCCTCGTATTCTTCCCTCTTGCACAGGTATTCTCTTCATCCCCTCTGTCATGTATTGTCTCTCGTTGGTTTCAGAGGCCAACACCTCACCAGTCTCTCCACTCAGTGCTTCTATCTCCACCAGTGTTGGGCTGAGCACATTCTTCTTTAGGAGTTTACTGTGTGGAGTCTCCGGTGCCAGGGCCCAAAACAAACCCATGGGCTCCACTCCGGTGTAACTTCCTCCAAGAGAGGGTGCACGGTAGACATCCACCTGGCCGGTTTCATCCGCTTTGTACAGAGCAGAAGCCTTGAAAATCACCCCTCTGTCATCAACTAGTTTGGACCTCAGTTGAACTTGTTTGTGAGGAGCGAGTCCCTCTACTTTTACCTGCACCATTTTATCGAAGAGACACCGAACACTGGGGAGAATTTTCAGGCGGATCTGTGAGTACGCCATTTCAGCTCTTCAAGATGGGAGAGAAACAGGGACTCACTGTGATGGCTTAAATGTCCTTCCGCTTTACTCTGTTTGTTGTCACTGCATCTGTTAAGGCAATCAAGAATTAAATGAATGtcttgcacacacaaaaaaatcaccTCTGTGTGACTCAGCTCCATCAAATGTCATAATATtcattaaagagcccctattacaCTCCTTTTCAGCGTTATATTAACGGCAGAAAATTGAGTTTTCATTATATATGACATACAACAGTGTAAAATTAAACACCAAGGTGTCATTAGACCACAGGACCGAAATAACTAATGAAGAAAAGAGAAATATTTTCACCaagaaactttatttatatcaaaatgtaaaaaaagaagtaaagagAACTTTCTAAATGATAGATGAAAATACAATCTATATACACAGCAGCTAAATTGTATCTTCAACACTAATAGTGTCCAATCCTCTATCATGGATTACCGTCATCTCGCCTATCGCAGCTTTGTTAGCTGGTGCTGGGGCTATTTAGGACCGAGTCAGGATTGTGATCCAGTCCTGTGTTGTACTCCGGATAAGCCAGGAGTTTCCTGATCCCACTGGTCAATACACCGGCATCCGCCTGCCACTTGACTGAATAGGGAGACATGTTGGACAGCCACTTCCTCCTTTGAGGGTCTCTCATATTGGGATACCAGGTCCTTGGGGATGGAGATTTTATGCATCTCCTCAGCAAATGGCACTGGGTCCTCAAACACCTCCTCGAAGACGAGCCTCATCAGGTCATCCACATAATCTGAAAAATATTGTattcaaaataacattttatagtTCTTTCATGAATCCACCTCCCTTGTACATATCTCAAGTATGACCATAAGTATTCCATTGCGCTTTCCTGTTATGtttgttgtaaaaaataaagtattttacTAACTGTATGTGGGGACCGTTTTCACAGGCCTTTCTGAGCATTCACCCTTTTCTGATTGGGGGAACACATCCTTGTAGACAGCTTGCCCTAGAGATGTTGTTGCTTGGCTGTAGTCTGCATTTTCGTTGTAATGCATGGCTGCTAGGTACAGCCTACAATCACACAAATTGATGAATATAATGACCTATTGGAGTTCAATTTTTCTTTACACTTAATATTAGCCACTACTCAGTTACTTTTTTATAAAGCTATTACGGTTtcattgtaaaaatgtattacCTACACAACCTTCCCAGGAAAGGGTAGACCACATTCTTGGGTATAAAACGCAGGATCAAGCGGTGGAATGCCTCCAGCGATGAGGTTTGGAAGTGGTGACTCAGCTTTTCCACATCTTTGAGAACTCTCTTATTGCAAAGTATTTTTTCCACTTTGTGGAGTGCCATTGACCCTTGATTAACATTACAAAAACAATTTCGAAAATTATTAAAACAGGCAATACACTAATGCATTTACATTACAACAGAAATTTGAAGAGATATTAGGTTTTATGTCTGTTGATATTATGAAAAGAATTTTCTGtagcttttttaaaaatatattttgaagGCCCATTTAGGGTTCATACCTGGCTGGAACCACTTTGCCGGATCCCTCGACACTCGGTCCGGATGTTCACACTTGGGAAAGATGGGGTTTTCATGTTTGTGAACATTTTGGATGTGGTTGACCAAGGATGTCCACTTGGCCACCTTTTCAGGCCCTGTTTTTGACGAGTTGGCACTCCagtaaagatgattttttatgcTACGCAGCCACTTTCTCAGCACCAGACACTCCTTGTTTTGTGCCACTTTGTCCAGTTTCTTGGACAAACCTGATAGAAGTAGATATGCAATAAATGTATAATCCAGACATAGTTTGAAGATGACTTGTTACAGAGACAAAAAGCATAGAGTATGTCTAGCAGCCACAAAGTATGTTGTGAAATACAGTATACAGGGATAAAAATGTACCTTTTACAAAGTGCCACACGTCATAGAACTGTGTGATGTTCCTTTCCCTAAGAAACTTCTGAATTTGTAGATGGCGGTCGGTAACGATGTAGTCCACTATCAAACCATTTGATTCAAGAAGATCTAGGCATCTTTTCAATCCCTCCTTCTCCATTTGGTAACTACCACGTACTTCATTGCTCTGGTGGTGGGTGGACACAATTGCAAAGCTGTGagacataaacacactgaagcatgtttaaacatgttttgcaagccttaaaaaaacaaattatttaaCTCACCTGAACAAGCTGAAGGTCCAAAATAGTGTTGCTCTCCAGGTGCATCATGGTGTAACTGCCAAAATTAGCTGAATGGCCTAAAGAAAACATGACAGAGAAGGGGACAAGGGTTTAACACAAATTAAATGCTACAAGTTTAATGACTGTAAAAATATCAGACACTGTCAGAGTTTTGGCCTACCTGGTGAGTCTGCTCGCATGTCTCCACAAAGTCTGAGTGTTCCCTTCTGCTTTAGCTGCTGCAAAAGAATCTGCTGGTCCGTTGTCCATTTGTGGATAATAGCTGGCTCCAAGAAATTCCTAGCATGCATCCTGAAGGTGTCGTACGGAAAAATCTGGAGCTGCATGGCCTTGAATATCTaaga
It contains:
- the LOC116066110 gene encoding uncharacterized protein LOC116066110 isoform X1, giving the protein MSQWRRCVLGCTSITQLFGLPKEEEKKNQWLKFIYGTRPDQYNLNIFLCFRHFTKDNFVNWAQFNSGFSKRLLLKDGSVPTLFDQPGASVSQLQDTGTTQTRFQEVGCQTDHPQTISVGTQSVASKKMFSVGTQLSRGTLREHHMRSKGTQAMVSCVSVGTKTTSRCDSPPSSTPIKGQLVRPRKRPRLELEEEEEADSSAEPAELLDSTYNPGDFVLTEESDMSFVPRTTYADDKYVVFESCLRELFDNCPMCNTRCDVRRLRIGTYVAFNQFCPKCNYSRQWQSQPMVRSTPVGNLLLSAATYFTGASFIQLEKIFKAMQLQIFPYDTFRMHARNFLEPAIIHKWTTDQQILLQQLKQKGTLRLCGDMRADSPGHSANFGSYTMMHLESNTILDLQLVQSNEVRGSYQMEKEGLKRCLDLLESNGLIVDYIVTDRHLQIQKFLRERNITQFYDVWHFVKGLSKKLDKVAQNKECLVLRKWLRSIKNHLYWSANSSKTGPEKVAKWTSLVNHIQNVHKHENPIFPKCEHPDRVSRDPAKWFQPGSMALHKVEKILCNKRVLKDVEKLSHHFQTSSLEAFHRLILRFIPKNVVYPFLGRLCRLYLAAMHYNENADYSQATTSLGQAVYKDVFPQSEKGECSERPVKTVPTYNYVDDLMRLVFEEVFEDPVPFAEEMHKISIPKDLVSQYERPSKEEVAVQHVSLFSQVAGGCRCIDQWDQETPGLSGVQHRTGSQS
- the LOC116066110 gene encoding uncharacterized protein LOC116066110 isoform X2: MSQWRRCVLGCTSITQLFGLPKEEEKKNQWLKFIYGTRPDQYNLNIFLCFRHFTKDNFVNWAQFNSGFSKRLLLKDGSVPTLFDQPGASVSQLQDTGTTQTRFQEVGCQTDHPQTISVGTQSVASKKMFSVGTQLSRGTLREHHMRSKGTQAMVSCVSVGTKTTSRCDSPPSSTPIKGQLVRPRKRPRLELEEEEEADSSAEPAELLDSTYNPGDFVLTEESDMSFVPRTTYADDKYVVFESCLRELFDNCPMCNTRCDVRRLRIGTYVAFNQFCPKCNYSRQWQSQPMVRSTPVGNLLLSAATYFTGASFIQLEKIFKAMQLQIFPYDTFRMHARNFLEPAIIHKWTTDQQILLQQLKQKGTLRLCGDMRADSPGHSANFGSYTMMHLESNTILDLQLVQSNEVRGSYQMEKEGLKRCLDLLESNGLIVDYIVTDRHLQIQKFLRERNITQFYDVWHFVKGLSKKLDKVAQNKECLVLRKWLRSIKNHLYWSANSSKTGPEKVAKWTSLVNHIQNVHKHENPIFPKCEHPDRVSRDPAKWFQPGSMALHKVEKILCNKRVLKDVEKLSHHFQTSSLEAFHRLILRFIPKNVVYPFLGRLCRLYLAAMHYNENADYSQATTSLGQAVYKDVFPQSEKDYVDDLMRLVFEEVFEDPVPFAEEMHKISIPKDLVSQYERPSKEEVAVQHVSLFSQVAGGCRCIDQWDQETPGLSGVQHRTGSQS
- the LOC116066110 gene encoding uncharacterized protein LOC116066110 isoform X5, producing MSFVPRTTYADDKYVVFESCLRELFDNCPMCNTRCDVRRLRIGTYVAFNQFCPKCNYSRQWQSQPMVRSTPVGNLLLSAATYFTGASFIQLEKIFKAMQLQIFPYDTFRMHARNFLEPAIIHKWTTDQQILLQQLKQKGTLRLCGDMRADSPGHSANFGSYTMMHLESNTILDLQLVQSNEVRGSYQMEKEGLKRCLDLLESNGLIVDYIVTDRHLQIQKFLRERNITQFYDVWHFVKGLSKKLDKVAQNKECLVLRKWLRSIKNHLYWSANSSKTGPEKVAKWTSLVNHIQNVHKHENPIFPKCEHPDRVSRDPAKWFQPGSMALHKVEKILCNKRVLKDVEKLSHHFQTSSLEAFHRLILRFIPKNVVYPFLGRLCRLYLAAMHYNENADYSQATTSLGQAVYKDVFPQSEKGECSERPVKTVPTYNYVDDLMRLVFEEVFEDPVPFAEEMHKISIPKDLVSQYERPSKEEVAVQHVSLFSQVAGGCRCIDQWDQETPGLSGVQHRTGSQS
- the LOC116066110 gene encoding acyl-coenzyme A thioesterase 1-like isoform X6, whose protein sequence is MAYSQIRLKILPSVRCLFDKMVQVKVEGLAPHKQVQLRSKLVDDRGVIFKASALYKADETGQVDVYRAPSLGGSYTGVEPMGLFWALAPETPHSKLLKKNVLSPTLVEIEALSGETGEVLASETNERQYMTEGMKRIPVQEGRIRGVLFVPPGKGPFPGVVDLYTFGGRLTEPRASLLANKGFVVLALAYTDYQDLPKRPKKLDLEYFEEAVSYLRRQPEVKGPGIGIIAISHSGGLALSMSSFLSGISATVCINGCNANTVIPLHYKDIVIPPLPPVMKNIKITESGLVDIRDALPDPSLEKNRASLIPIERASCQFLFAVSEDDHNWNSVFFAKQAAATLRNHGKESFKVVTYPKAGHFLEVPHMPYCSSGFHGAVGSDVVFGGEPKAHSEAQLDLWEKVQEFFKSHLDN